A genome region from Glycine max cultivar Williams 82 chromosome 5, Glycine_max_v4.0, whole genome shotgun sequence includes the following:
- the LOC100776733 gene encoding GDSL esterase/lipase At1g74460-like precursor — MDFNLALVIVVTTILGIGLQGCDSKVVQFIFGDSLSDVGNNMHLSRSLAQASLPWYGIDMGNGLPNGRFTNGRTVSDIIGDNMDLPRPPAFLDPSVNEDIILENGVNYASGGGGILNETGAYFIQRFSLDKQIELFQGTQELIRAKIGKRAAYKFFKEASYVVALGSNDFINNYLMPVYTDSWTYNDETFMDYLIGTLERQLKLLHSLGARQLVVFGLGPMGCIPLQRVLTTTGNCREKANKLALSFNKAASKLIDDLAENFPDSSYKFGDAYDVVYDVISNPNNYGFQNADSPCCSFWNIRPALTCVPASSLCKDRSKYVFWDEYHPTDSANELIANELIKKFGLSNTNQGGAPSPAPAVAPSPEDR; from the exons ATGGACTTCAACCTTGCATTAGTGATTGTAGTAACCACCATTTTGGGAATTGGGCTTCAAGGATGCGATAGCAAGGTTGTGCAGTTCATTTTTGGAGACTCACTTTCGGATGTTGGAAATAACATGCATCTCTCAAGAAGCCTTGCTCAAGCAAGCTTGCCTTGGTATGGTATAGACATGGGTAACGGGTTACCTAATGGAAGGTTCACTAATGGCCGCACAGTTTCTGACATTATAG GTGACAATATGGACCTCCCTAGGCCTCCTGCATTCCTGGACCCAtctgtaaatgaagacattatacTTGAAAACGGTGTGAACTACGCTTCTGGTGGTGGTGGCATCTTGAATGAAACTGGCGCCTATTTT ATCCAAAGGTTTTCTCTGGACAAACAAATTGAGCTGTTTCAGGGGACACAAGAGTTAATTAGAGCCAAAATTGGAAAAAGGGCCGCGTACAAGTTTTTCAAGGAAGCTAGTTATGTTGTTGCTTTAGGGAGCAATGACTTCATAAACAACTACTTGATGCCTGTTTACACTGATTCATGGACCTACAATGATGAAACCTTCATGGACTACTTAATAGGAACATTGGAAAGACAACTAAAG CTACTTCATAGTTTAGGAGCAAGACAACTGGTGGTTTTTGGGTTGGGTCCAATGGGTTGCATTCCTCTTCAAAGGGTGCTGACTACAACTGGGAATTGTCGAGAAAAGGCAAACAAGCTGGCTCTTTCCTTCAACAAAGCTGCAAGCAAGTTAATTGATGACTTGGCGGAGAATTTTCCTGACTCAAGCTATAAATTTGGAGATGCATatgatgttgtttatgatgTGATTAGCAATCCAAATAATTATG GATTCCAAAACGCAGACTCGCCCTGTTGTTCCTTTTGGAATATTCGACCTGCCCTTACATGTGTACCTGCATCAAGTCTGTGCAAAGATAGAAGCAAATATGTCTTTTGGGATGAGTACCACCCCACAGACAGTGCTAATGAGCTAATTGCAAATGAACTCATCAAGAAATTTGGACTTTCAAATACTAATCAAGGGGGTGCACCTTCACCAGCACCTGCTGTTGCTCCATCTCCAGAAGACCGATGA
- the LOC100817354 gene encoding cyclic dof factor 3, producing MHEIRDPAIRLFGQKIPFPEDVVVDKEEKEIESGEEREQEMEKYEDQGHKDAGVENVTEEELEVDPPPNAEETKNSGSSPEAIVNPKTPSIEEETEKSKGDKTEKEQGDAANSQEKTLKKPDKVLPCPRCKSMDTKFCYYNNYNVNQPRYFCKACQRYWTAGGTMRNVPVGAGRRKNKNSTSHYRHITISEALQAARIDSHLPPLKGNGRVLSFGLDAHAPICDSMASVNNLGEKKPLNCTRNGFHHGFEDQRLPPVPCKSGENGDDSSTTSSITVSSSKGENNKNTFQQQSVPQNHGFLPQLPCIPGVSWPYTWNSPVPPPAMCPSGFPLPFYPATFWNCGMPGNWNVPLFSSHSSASNLESRSSSPNSPTLGKHSRDGDMIKQYSLPKEEASKPRNGGVLVPKTLRIDDPSEAAKSSIWATLGIKNESVSGGGMFKAFQSKKNEKNHVEASPLLMANPAALSRSLNFHENS from the exons atgcacgaaaTTAGAGACCCTGCAATTAGGCTTTTCGGTCAGAAGATCCCTTTCCCTGAAGATGTTGTTGttgacaaagaagaaaaagaaatagaaagtgGCGAGgaaagagaacaagagatggAAAAATATGAAGACCAAGGACACAAG GATGCTGGAGTTGAAAATGTTACTGAGGAAGAGCTAGAAGTTGATCCTCCTCCAAATGCTGAAGAGACTAAGAATTCAGGCTCATCCCCTGAGGCTATTGTGAACCCCAAAACACCTTCCatagaagaagaaacagaaaaatcaaaaggtgACAAAACAGAGAAGGAACAAGGTGATGCAGCCAACTCACAAGAGAAAACCCTGAAGAAGCCAGATAAAGTGCTACCATGCCCCCGCTGCAAAAGCATGGACACTAAATTCTGTTACTACAACAACTACAATGTCAACCAGCCGCGTTATTTCTGCAAAGCCTGTCAAAGATACTGGACTGCAGGTGGCACCATGAGGAATGTTCCTGTGGGGGCAGGACGGCGAAAGAACAAGAACTCTACCTCCCATTATCGCCACATCACTATCTCTGAGGCCCTTCAAGCAGCTAGAATTGATTCTCATCTTCCACCTTTGAAAGGCAATGGTAGAGTCCTCAGCTTTGGATTAGATGCACATGCACCTATTTGTGATTCCATGGCATCTGTCAACAATCTTGGAGAGAAAAAGCCTCTCAATTGCACAAGAAATGGGTTTCATCATGGCTTTGAGGATCAAAGACTCCCCCCCGTTCCTTGCAAAAGTGGGGAAAATGGTGATGACTCTTCAACTACATCCTCCATCACAGTTTCAAGTTCCAAgggagaaaataacaaaaacaccTTCCAACAACAATCAGTGCCCCAAAATCATGGTTTCCTTCCTCAACTTCCATGTATTCCTGGTGTTTCTTGGCCCTATACATGGAATTCTCCAGTTCCTCCACCTGCTATGTGTCCTTCAGGATTTCCCCTACCATTCTATCCTGCTACATTTTGGAACTGTGGCATGCCAGGGAATTGGAATGTTCCATTGTTTTCCTCACATTCATCTGCTTCAAACCTCGAGTCTCGAAGCTCCAGTCCAAATTCTCCAACTTTGGGGAAGCACTCGCGCGACGGTGACATGATTAAGCAATACTCTTTGCCTAAAGAAGAAGCTTCAAAGCCAAGAAACGGGGGTGTTTTGGTTCCCAAAACGTTGAGAATTGATGATCCAAGTGAGGCTGCAAAGAGTTCTATATGGGCAACTCTAGGAATTAAGAATGAGTCAGTGAGTGGTGGAGGTATGTTTAAGGccttccaatcaaagaaaaatgaaaagaatcatGTTGAAGCCTCTCCATTGTTGATGGCTAACCCTGCAGCTTTATCTAGATCCCTCAATTTTCATGAAAACTCCTGA
- the LOC100819493 gene encoding uncharacterized protein produces MLEKQTIRKNLVYMYKLRTPIWEATQPRVCCCLVEKCNTRMAGTLFRLFVILLGLSHLVCLKAVPVTRTENLMQGQVHLTLENNHKVITERNLHWEEPTITERMELELHDYSPSGPNGRHTPRAP; encoded by the exons ATGCTAGAAAAACAAACAATCAGAAAAAATCTCGTGTACATGTATAAATTGAGAACTCCCATATGGGAAGCAACACAACCTAGAGTTTGTTGTTGTCTTGTTGAGAAGTGCAATACAAGGATGGCAGGCACTCTCTTTCGTTTATTCGTGATTCTTCTAGGGCTTTCTCATCTTGTGTGCTTGAAAGCAGTCCCAGTTACAA GAACTGAAAACCTTATGCAAGGTCAAGTTCACCTTACTCTGGAGAACAACCACAAG GTTATCACGGAGAGAAACTTGCACTGGGAGGAACCAACCATTACCGAGAGGATGGAATTGGAACTCCACGACTATTCCCCATCAGGGCCTAATGGTCGTCACACTCCAAGAGCACCATAG
- the LOC100779933 gene encoding geranylgeranyl diphosphate reductase, chloroplastic, with protein sequence MNSIAFKSFVGLRQSSPEAPHFAAQPRPATPHRKFRVLAGKFSPKLNGRNLRVAVVGGGPAGGAAAETLAKGGVETFLIERKMDNCKPCGGAIPLCMVGEFDLPLDIIDRRVTKMKMISPSNVAVDIGRTLKPHEYIGMVRREVLDAYLRDRAKEYGANVINGLFLKMDIPKDKNSPYVLHYSSYDGKTNGAGEKRTLEVDAVIGADGANSRVAKSIDAGDYEYAIAFQERVKIPDDKMVYYENLAEMYVGDDVSPDFYGWVFPKCDHVAVGTGTVTHKGDIKKFQLATRKRAEDKILGGKIIRVEAHPIPEHPRPRRLLGRVALVGDAAGYVTKCSGEGIYFAAKSGRMCAEAIVEGSENGKRMVEEGDLRKYLEKWDKTYWPTYKVLDILQKVFYRSNPAREAFVEMCADEYVQKMTFDSYLYKTVVPGNPLEDLKLAINTIGSLVRANAIRREMNKLNV encoded by the exons ATGAACTCCATAGCCTTCAAATCCTTCGTCGGCCTCCGCCAGTCCTCGCCGGAGGCCCCGCATTTCGCCGCCCAGCCAAGACCCGCCACTCCCCACCGCAAATTCCGCGTCTTGGCTGGAAAATTCAGCCCCAAGCTCAATGGCCGGAACCTCCGCGTGGCGGTGGTGGGAGGCGGTCCGGCTGGCGGGGCCGCCGCGGAGACGCTGGCGAAGGGCGGCGTGGAGACGTTCCTGATCGAGCGAAAGATGGACAACTGCAAGCCGTGCGGTGGCGCCATCCCGCTGTGCATGGTGGGGGAGTTCGACCTGCCGCTGGACATCATCGACCGGCGCGTGACGAAGATGAAGATGATATCGCCGTCGAACGTGGCGGTGGACATCGGGAGGACGCTGAAGCCGCACGAGTACATCGGCATGGTGCGGCGCGAGGTGCTGGACGCTTACCTCAGGGACCGCGCCAAGGAGTACGGTGCGAACGTCATCAATGGCTTGTTCTTGAAAATGGATATTCCTAAGGATAAGAACTCCCCCTACGTTCTGCATTACTCTAGCTACGATGGCAAAACCAATGGGGCTGGTGAGAAGCGTACCTTGGAAGTTGACGCTGTCATTGGCGCTGACGGGGCTAATTCTAGAGTCGCCAAGTCTATTGATGCCGGTGATTATGAGTATGCCATCGCTTTTCAG GAGAGGGTAAAAATCCCGGATGATAAGATGGTGTATTACGAGAACCTTGCGGAGATGTACGTGGGCGATGATGTTTCTCCAGATTTCTACGGGTGGGTGTTTCCAAAATGTGACCATGTGGCTGTAGGCACTGGAACTGTGACACACAAGGGGGACATCAAGAAGTTCCAACTAGCAACAAGGAAAAGAGCAGAGGACAAGATTTTGGGAGGCAAGATCATCCGAGTGGAGGCTCACCCTATCCCGGAACATCCTCGGCCACGAAGGTTGTTGGGGAGAGTGGCGCTGGTTGGCGACGCTGCTGGCTACGTAACCAAATGCTCCGGAGAGGGGATCTATTTTGCAGCCAAGAGTGGGAGGATGTGTGCAGAGGCAATTGTTGAAGGTTCTGAGAATGGGAAAAGGATGGTGGAAGAAGGGGACTTGAGGAAGTACTTGGAGAAGTGGGACAAGACTTATTGGCCAACTTACAAGGTCTTGGATATTCTTCAGAAGGTGTTTTATAGGTCCAACCCTGCAAGGGAAGCGTTTGTGGAGATGTGTGCTGATGAGTATGTGCAGAAGATGACCTTTGATAGCTACTTGTACAAGACAGTGGTGCCTGGCAATCCATTGGAGGATCTGAAATTGGCCATTAACACCATTGGGAGCTTAGTGAGGGCCAATGCCATAAGGAGGGAGATGAACAAACTTAACGTATGA